In Cytobacillus oceanisediminis, the following proteins share a genomic window:
- a CDS encoding alpha-hydroxy-acid oxidizing protein produces MAKVENISFAENFPISFKELEEEAEKVMGAGGFGYVQSGAGGEETLKKNIESFAKYSIVPRMLRGVSVPDISVNLFGKTYPYPVFLAPIGMQRLEHSEGELASARAAASFGIPFIQSTVSSYSIEEISNATGASPKWFQLYWSNYEDAAFSMVRRAQESGYEAIVLTVDTVMMGWREADLRNNFSPLKLGYGKANYESDSVFMASLHDDDVVQGILDNIHHPTLSWEHIARLKEKTSLPILLKGILHPEDARQAVEKGIDGIIVSNHGGRQLDGVIAAIDALGPIVKEVKGRIPVLFDSGIRRGSDVVKALALGADAVCLGRPYVYGLAIGGQAGVEKVLANFIEETKVSLSLAGVGSLKELAGLQLIR; encoded by the coding sequence ATGGCAAAAGTAGAGAATATTAGTTTCGCAGAAAACTTTCCTATTTCATTTAAGGAACTGGAAGAAGAAGCAGAGAAAGTGATGGGAGCTGGCGGATTTGGCTATGTCCAATCAGGAGCCGGAGGAGAAGAAACGCTGAAAAAGAATATTGAATCCTTTGCAAAATACTCAATTGTACCGAGAATGCTGAGAGGTGTTTCAGTGCCGGATATAAGTGTGAATTTATTTGGAAAAACGTATCCTTATCCAGTTTTCCTGGCACCTATTGGAATGCAGCGCCTTGAACACAGTGAGGGAGAGCTTGCATCTGCACGGGCAGCAGCTTCGTTTGGAATACCTTTTATCCAGAGCACGGTATCCAGTTATTCCATTGAAGAAATCTCTAATGCAACAGGCGCGAGCCCAAAATGGTTCCAATTATATTGGTCCAATTATGAAGATGCTGCGTTCAGTATGGTGCGCCGAGCGCAGGAATCAGGATATGAAGCCATTGTGTTAACAGTTGATACAGTGATGATGGGATGGAGGGAAGCGGATCTAAGAAACAATTTTTCCCCGTTAAAGCTTGGCTATGGAAAAGCAAATTATGAGAGCGATTCTGTCTTTATGGCCTCTCTCCATGACGATGATGTAGTTCAGGGAATCCTTGATAATATCCATCATCCAACATTGAGCTGGGAGCATATTGCAAGGTTAAAAGAGAAAACAAGTCTGCCGATACTATTAAAGGGTATTCTCCATCCGGAAGATGCCAGGCAGGCCGTTGAAAAAGGGATAGACGGAATCATAGTATCTAATCATGGCGGCAGGCAGCTTGATGGGGTAATTGCGGCGATTGATGCGCTGGGACCGATCGTGAAGGAAGTCAAAGGACGAATTCCAGTATTGTTTGACAGTGGCATTCGCCGCGGTTCAGATGTTGTCAAAGCTCTGGCATTAGGAGCCGACGCAGTTTGCCTAGGACGGCCGTATGTGTACGGTTTGGCCATTGGCGGGCAGGCTGGGGTTGAAAAAGTGCTTGCCAACTTTATTGAAGAAACGAAAGTGTCGCTGTCTCTGGCAGGGGTGGGGAGCCTAAAAGAGCTGGCAGGTCTGCAGCTAATTCGATAG
- a CDS encoding DUF302 domain-containing protein has translation MFDYTVETEKSIEEAISSLEGSLKEEKFGVLWQFNVQEKLQEKGLEYNEAFHVLEVCNPNEAHRVLTQNKMAGYFLPCKIVVYEDEGKTKIGMPKPTSMIELIKNESVQSFAAEIEERLIDCIKKSI, from the coding sequence ATGTTCGATTACACAGTTGAAACCGAAAAATCGATTGAAGAAGCAATATCCTCACTTGAGGGAAGTCTGAAGGAAGAAAAGTTCGGAGTTTTATGGCAGTTTAACGTTCAGGAGAAGCTGCAGGAAAAAGGATTGGAATATAACGAGGCCTTCCATGTTTTAGAGGTATGTAATCCAAATGAAGCACATCGCGTTTTAACACAGAATAAAATGGCCGGCTACTTCCTGCCTTGTAAAATTGTTGTGTATGAAGATGAAGGCAAAACAAAAATTGGCATGCCCAAGCCGACAAGCATGATTGAACTAATCAAAAACGAATCTGTTCAAAGCTTCGCAGCAGAAATTGAAGAGCGCTTAATCGATTGCATCAAGAAAAGTATTTAA
- the thiW gene encoding energy coupling factor transporter S component ThiW, with protein MNRTRLLTTMALFVAIGTLGSHLIWFPAGVAKAYPVQHAVNVLAAVTLGPLPAAAVAFMIGLLRNLLGFGTLLAFPGGMMGAFLAGVLYLKFGRKIWAAVGEVVGTGIIGALFAVPYAKVLMGSAAGAFFFVPPFLVSSIAGAAIGWMVLAKVKEKNLVQNM; from the coding sequence ATGAACAGAACCCGATTGTTAACTACGATGGCTTTATTTGTGGCAATTGGGACACTGGGATCCCATTTGATCTGGTTTCCGGCAGGTGTAGCCAAGGCCTATCCGGTCCAGCATGCGGTAAATGTATTGGCAGCGGTGACGCTTGGACCCCTGCCTGCAGCAGCCGTGGCTTTTATGATTGGCCTGCTTCGTAATTTGCTTGGATTCGGGACGCTGCTTGCGTTTCCAGGCGGCATGATGGGTGCGTTTTTGGCAGGTGTGCTTTATTTGAAGTTCGGCCGGAAAATATGGGCTGCTGTTGGTGAGGTGGTAGGTACCGGCATAATCGGTGCATTGTTTGCAGTCCCATACGCAAAGGTTCTCATGGGGAGCGCAGCTGGCGCATTCTTCTTTGTACCGCCATTCCTGGTCAGCAGCATTGCCGGTGCGGCCATAGGCTGGATGGTTTTGGCGAAGGTTAAAGAGAAGAATTTGGTTCAGAATATGTGA
- the tenA gene encoding thiaminase II, which yields MTFSEILRKENEDLFQLIFEHPFVQGIGRGDVPKEALAHYIKADFEYLNAFMHIYGIAISKSAERKDIAYFNQQIEFVLNSEVHPHHNFCQQIGVDYEALQGYPLPPTADHYVKHMMYHAHTGGMGEILSALLPCPWTYWEIGLELMKQYEPDENHPFYPWISFYANLRVEAVTMNMRNRLDELADAASPEERQRMKDAFRKSCQLELGFWEMAYTCEEWPAGNPAAVR from the coding sequence ATGACTTTTTCAGAGATTCTGCGCAAGGAAAATGAAGATTTGTTTCAGCTGATATTTGAACATCCATTTGTTCAGGGTATCGGGAGAGGGGATGTGCCGAAAGAGGCGCTGGCCCATTACATTAAAGCGGACTTTGAGTATTTGAATGCGTTCATGCATATTTATGGGATTGCCATTTCAAAGTCAGCAGAGCGTAAGGATATTGCTTATTTTAATCAGCAAATAGAATTTGTATTGAACAGCGAAGTACATCCCCACCATAATTTTTGCCAGCAGATTGGCGTGGATTACGAAGCATTGCAGGGTTATCCGCTCCCGCCAACAGCTGATCATTATGTTAAGCATATGATGTATCATGCCCACACAGGCGGCATGGGTGAAATCCTTTCTGCATTATTGCCTTGTCCATGGACTTATTGGGAGATTGGGCTTGAGCTCATGAAGCAATATGAGCCTGATGAGAACCATCCGTTTTATCCATGGATCTCTTTTTATGCAAATTTAAGGGTCGAGGCTGTGACCATGAATATGAGAAACCGTTTGGATGAGCTTGCTGATGCGGCATCACCGGAAGAAAGGCAGCGAATGAAGGACGCTTTCCGAAAAAGCTGCCAGCTGGAGCTTGGCTTCTGGGAGATGGCTTATACCTGCGAAGAGTGGCCGGCGGGCAATCCGGCAGCAGTAAGATAA
- a CDS encoding DUF1287 domain-containing protein: MIKKVLASIIGVLLLFILFFRSGIILDSISIHFENPLAKKMAVPSDYSQADSNQNGIADPLDMVLTARKEVDQRTPYKSAYYVGGYPPDGEGVCTDVIWRGFQGAEVTIKDLIDQDIAENTDLYSRVKGKPDPNIDFRRVPNQNVFFSRFAKSLTTELIPGDVKNLQQWQPGDILVFLSPKFDHVAIISDKRTKDGIPYVIHNSTPFAAEVKLSSFKTPITAHYRWDFEKTPALP; encoded by the coding sequence ATGATTAAAAAAGTGTTGGCTTCCATAATCGGAGTACTGTTATTATTCATTCTTTTTTTCCGAAGTGGAATCATTCTGGATTCCATCAGCATTCATTTTGAAAATCCTTTGGCAAAGAAAATGGCAGTGCCTTCTGATTATTCACAGGCCGATTCAAATCAAAACGGCATTGCCGATCCACTTGATATGGTTCTGACAGCCAGAAAAGAAGTGGACCAGCGCACGCCATATAAAAGTGCCTACTATGTGGGAGGCTATCCGCCTGATGGCGAAGGTGTCTGTACAGATGTGATTTGGAGGGGATTCCAGGGGGCTGAGGTAACCATAAAGGATCTTATTGATCAGGATATCGCCGAGAATACCGACTTGTATTCAAGAGTAAAGGGCAAGCCGGATCCGAACATTGATTTCAGGAGGGTGCCAAACCAGAATGTCTTTTTTAGCCGCTTTGCAAAGTCATTAACAACAGAGCTGATTCCAGGAGATGTTAAGAACCTTCAGCAATGGCAGCCGGGTGACATCTTGGTTTTCCTTTCTCCTAAATTCGACCATGTTGCAATTATATCTGACAAACGGACGAAAGATGGCATTCCATACGTCATACATAACTCCACACCATTTGCAGCAGAAGTAAAACTATCTTCTTTTAAGACTCCTATTACCGCTCATTACAGATGGGATTTTGAAAAAACGCCTGCGCTGCCATAA